In Pseudovibrio brasiliensis, the following are encoded in one genomic region:
- a CDS encoding ABC transporter ATP-binding protein, which translates to MLLQLKDLSVNYGPKNILSSINLEIEKGEIVGLIGPNGSGKSTLMKAMVGLIPSNGEISYDNRPLKTISARQLSKHVAYMAQERDVAWDLSVERILALGCEAIGGSVRTPKHKAELEDIVSSLSLEPIRKESILQVSGGEKARALLGRALMQKTPLIIADEPTAGLDPEHQLELQEIFQKLQQQGTSMLVSLHDWTYAARLCTRLAMLKEGKLVAYGAPEEVLTQERVQDVYRVKAHILETEQGPVITPTTRL; encoded by the coding sequence ATGCTGCTGCAACTCAAAGACCTTTCCGTCAATTACGGCCCAAAGAACATTCTCTCTTCAATCAATCTGGAGATTGAGAAAGGCGAGATCGTTGGTCTGATTGGTCCAAACGGATCAGGCAAGTCCACCTTGATGAAAGCCATGGTCGGGCTCATCCCGTCAAATGGAGAGATCAGTTACGACAATCGGCCTCTAAAAACCATCTCTGCACGCCAGCTATCAAAGCATGTTGCTTACATGGCGCAGGAGCGGGATGTGGCGTGGGATTTGTCTGTAGAACGCATCTTGGCATTAGGCTGCGAAGCCATTGGCGGTTCCGTTCGTACTCCTAAACATAAAGCAGAACTGGAAGACATCGTCTCAAGTCTTAGCCTGGAACCAATCCGCAAAGAGTCCATTCTTCAGGTCTCTGGTGGTGAGAAAGCCCGCGCACTTCTGGGCCGTGCTCTGATGCAAAAGACGCCACTCATCATTGCAGATGAACCAACTGCAGGACTGGACCCGGAACACCAGCTGGAACTTCAGGAAATTTTCCAGAAGCTACAACAACAAGGCACGTCCATGCTGGTCAGTCTGCACGACTGGACCTACGCCGCCCGCTTATGTACGCGTCTGGCAATGTTGAAAGAAGGCAAACTGGTTGCTTACGGCGCGCCGGAAGAGGTGCTGACGCAGGAACGTGTGCAGGATGTCTACCGTGTCAAAGCGCATATTCTGGAAACGGAGCAGGGGCCAGTAATCACTCCCACGACACGCTTGTAA
- a CDS encoding TetR family transcriptional regulator C-terminal domain-containing protein produces MAKASEAKGKTRIQMEKTEKILAAALDVFSTYGFRGSTIDQVAQQAGLSKPNLFYYYDSKDAIHAELIERLLYVWLDPLHQLNPEGEPIEEICAYVRRKLEMARDYPRESRLFANEILQGAPRIKSLIAGPLKSLVDEKTVVIQGWMDAGKIAETDPYHLLFSIWSTTQHYADFDSQVQTLLPADKSKDRFKEAASYLDRMFRKSLAAE; encoded by the coding sequence AGACCGAGAAGATCCTCGCTGCGGCGCTGGATGTGTTCTCGACCTATGGATTTCGTGGCTCCACTATTGATCAGGTGGCTCAGCAAGCGGGTTTATCTAAGCCCAACCTATTCTATTACTACGACAGCAAGGACGCCATCCATGCAGAGCTGATCGAGCGTCTGCTTTATGTATGGCTGGATCCGCTGCATCAGCTCAACCCTGAAGGCGAGCCGATTGAAGAGATTTGCGCGTATGTTCGACGCAAACTGGAGATGGCGCGCGATTATCCACGTGAGAGCCGTCTGTTCGCCAACGAGATCCTGCAGGGTGCTCCGCGCATCAAATCTCTAATTGCTGGACCGTTGAAGTCACTGGTAGACGAGAAGACCGTTGTCATTCAGGGCTGGATGGACGCTGGCAAGATTGCGGAGACAGATCCTTATCATCTGCTGTTTTCTATCTGGTCCACCACACAGCATTACGCTGACTTTGACAGTCAGGTGCAGACTTTGCTGCCTGCGGACAAGTCCAAGGACCGGTTCAAAGAAGCAGCCTCTTACCTAGACCGGATGTTTCGCAAAAGCCTTGCGGCTGAATAA